A stretch of the Conger conger chromosome 3, fConCon1.1, whole genome shotgun sequence genome encodes the following:
- the LOC133124995 gene encoding gamma-crystallin M3-like, with protein sequence MPTEQHQTSNMGKIIFYEDRNFAGRHYECSSDCADFSSYFSRCNSCRVESGCFMIYERANYMGHQYFMSRGEYPDYQRWMGMSDSIRSCRMIPSYRGSYRMRIYERENFGGQMYEMMDDCDSFMDRYRMSDCQSCHVMDGHWLMYEQPHYRGRMMYMRPGEYRSFRDMGYSNMRWMSMRRIMDSC encoded by the exons ATGCCAACTGAACAACATCAAACCTCCAACATGGGCAAG ATCATCTTCTACGAGGACAGGAACTTTGCCGGTCGCCACTATGAGTGCAGCAGCGACTGTGCCGACTTCAGCTCCTACTTCAGCCGCTGCAACTCCTGCAGGGTGGAGAGCGGCTGCTTCATGATCTACGAGCGCGCCAACTACATGGGCCACCAGTACTTCATGAGCCGCGGGGAGTACCCCGACTACCAGCGCTGGATGGGCATGAGCGACAGCATCCGCTCCTGCCGTATGATCCCCAGC taCCGCGGATCCTACAGGATGAGGATCTACGAGAGGGAGAACTTCGGTGGTCAGATGTATGAGATGATGGATGACTGCGACTCCTTCATGGACCGTTACCGCATGTCCGACTGCCAGTCCTGCCACGTGATGGACGGCCACTGGCTGATGTACGAGCAGCCCCACTACAGAGGCAGGATGATGTACATGAGGCCCGGGGAGTACAGGAGCTTCAGAGATATGGGATACAGCAACATGAGATGGATGTCCATGAGGCGCATCATGGATAGCTGTTAA
- the LOC133124993 gene encoding zona pellucida sperm-binding protein 4-like isoform X1, whose product MACFGYRVQLGVWLCVLGFVLAQDQSKYFGSEGSDGAFDRCQVGDFARVPCGDPDISGAGCEALNCCFDQQCYYANEVTVHCLRDGQFKVVVSRAATFPMLDLGSVNLLEGQSDGYCGPVSASPAFAVFQFPVNACGTTVRVEGDYVVYDNRMSSTYEVGVGPLGSITRDSVYELDFQCRYFGSEVVSLVAEVNTVPPPLPVTAPGLLRVELRLASGQCGAKGEKGVQGCSDAEVYSDYYRDADYPVTKVLREPVYVEVRILERTDPHLVLLLEDCWATSTSSPLSLPQWSLLIDGCPYHDDRHQTTLVPVDGSSGLPFPTHYKRFIVQMFTFVDPASYVPLKEMVYIHCSTQVCYPSASDRCEQRCSGRRQSLIFTTPGRSIVPVGKRSIEEKAVVTSKAVMVTTTEPSGQRLHSEVSPSLGFGLLGVAACVMLISTLALTVVCTKRSQLEPKV is encoded by the exons ATGGCATGTTTTGGGTATAGGGTACAGCTTGGAGTATGGCTATGTGTTTTGGGCTTTGTGTTGGCACAGGATCAAAGTAAATATTTTGGATCAGAAGGTTCTGATGGTGCTTTTGATAGATGCCAAGTCGGTGACTTTGCCAGAGTGCCATGTGGAGACCCTGATATTAGTGGTGCTGGCTGTGAAGCCCTCAACTGCTGCTTTGACCAACAGTGTTACTACGCAAATGAAG TTACTGTCCACTGTCTCCGGGATGGTCAGTTCAAGGTTGTGGTGTCCAGAGCTGCCACTTTTCCTATGCTTGACCTTGGTTCTGTCAACTTGCTGGAGGGTCAGAGTGATGGTTACTGTGGTCCTGTTAGTGCCTCCCCTGCTTTTGCAGTGTTCCAATTTCCAGTCAATGCCTGTGGAACCACAGTGAGG GTGGAAGGGGATTATGTGGTCTATGACAACAGGATGTCCTCCACATATGAAGTGGGGGTTGGTCCTTTAGGCTCCATCACGAGGGACAGTGTTTATGA ACTGGACTTCCAGTGCAGGTACTTTGGCAGTGAGGTGGTTAGCCTGGTGGCTGAGGTGAATACGGTGCCTCCTCCCCTTCCAGTAACTGCTCCAGGGCTCCTTCGTGTTGAGCTCAGACTGGCTAGTGGGCAATGCGGGGCCAAAGGAGAAAAGGGAGTGCAAGGATGCAGTGACG CGGAGGTCTATAGTGACTACTACAGAGATGCAGACTACCCTGTGACCAAGGTGCTCCGGGAACCTGTGTATGTGGAAGTGCGGATTCTGGAGAGGACCGACCCACACCTTGTCCTGCTTCTGGAAGACTGCTGGGCAACCTCAACCTCTAGCCCCCTTAGCCTGCCCCAGTGGAGCCTCTTGATTGATGG gtgtcCCTACCATGATGACCGTCACCAGACAACCTTGGTTCCTGTGGATGGCTCTTCTGGACTTCCCTTCCCCACCCACTACAAGCGGTTCATTGTGCAGATGTTTACGTTTGTGGATCCTGCATCCTATGTTCCACTGAAGGAAATG GTCTACATCCACTGCAGTACCCAAGTTTGCTACCCTTCTGCTTCTGACCGCTGTGAACAGCGATGCAGTGGCAGAAGACAAA GTTTAATTTTCACCACCCCAGGGAGGTCGATTGTTCCTGTAGGGAAGCGGTCCATAGAGGAAAAGGCTGTGGTTACCAGTAAGGCAGTGATGGTTACCACTACAGAGCCCTCAGGCCAGAGGCTGCACAGTGAAG TGTCCCCGTCTCTTGGTTTTGGCCTCCTGGGAGTTGCTGCCTGTGTCATGCTGATCTCTACCCTGGCGCTGACCGTTGTGTGTACGAAGCGATCGCAGTTGGAACCAAAGGTGTAA
- the LOC133124926 gene encoding gamma-crystallin M3-like — translation MTMGKIIFYEDRNFGGRHYECSSDCADFSSYLSRCHSCRVESGCFMVYDRSNYMGNQYFLRRGEYSDYSRMGMSDCFRSCRMIPMYRGNYRMRIYERENFGGQMHECMDDCDSFMDRYRMSDCQSCHVMDGHWLMYEQPHYRGRMMYMRPGEYRSFRDMGHSNMRWMSMRRIMDSC, via the exons ATGACCATGGGCAAG ATCATCTTCTACGAGGACAGGAACTTTGGCGGTCGCCACTATGAGTGCAGCAGCGACTGTGCCGATTTCAGCTCCTACCTGAGCCGCTGCCACTCCTGCAGGGTGGAGAGTGGCTGCTTCATGGTCTACGACCGCTCCAACTACATGGGCAACCAGTACTTCCTGAGGAGGGGAGAGTACTCCGACTACTCCCGTATGGGCATGAGCGACTGCTTCAGGTCCTGCCGTATGATCCCCATG TACAGAGGAAACTACAGGATGAGGATCTACGAGAGGGAGAACTTCGGTGGTCAGATGCATGAGTGTATGGATGACTGCGACTCCTTCATGGACCGTTACCGCATGTCCGACTGCCAGTCCTGCCACGTGATGGACGGCCACTGGCTGATGTACGAGCAGCCCCACTACAGAGGCAGGATGATGTACATGAGGCCCGGGGAGTACAGGAGCTTCAGAGATATGGGACACAGCAACATGAGATGGATGTCCATGAGGCGCATCATGGACTCTTGTTAA
- the LOC133124993 gene encoding zona pellucida sperm-binding protein 4-like isoform X3: protein MVLLIDAKSVTLPECHVETLILVVLAVKPSTAALTNSVTTQMKVEGDYVVYDNRMSSTYEVGVGPLGSITRDSVYELDFQCRYFGSEVVSLVAEVNTVPPPLPVTAPGLLRVELRLASGQCGAKGEKGVQGCSDAEVYSDYYRDADYPVTKVLREPVYVEVRILERTDPHLVLLLEDCWATSTSSPLSLPQWSLLIDGCPYHDDRHQTTLVPVDGSSGLPFPTHYKRFIVQMFTFVDPASYVPLKEMVYIHCSTQVCYPSASDRCEQRCSGRRQSLIFTTPGRSIVPVGKRSIEEKAVVTSKAVMVTTTEPSGQRLHSEVSPSLGFGLLGVAACVMLISTLALTVVCTKRSQLEPKV from the exons ATGGTGCTTTTGATAGATGCCAAGTCGGTGACTTTGCCAGAGTGCCATGTGGAGACCCTGATATTAGTGGTGCTGGCTGTGAAGCCCTCAACTGCTGCTTTGACCAACAGTGTTACTACGCAAATGAAG GTGGAAGGGGATTATGTGGTCTATGACAACAGGATGTCCTCCACATATGAAGTGGGGGTTGGTCCTTTAGGCTCCATCACGAGGGACAGTGTTTATGA ACTGGACTTCCAGTGCAGGTACTTTGGCAGTGAGGTGGTTAGCCTGGTGGCTGAGGTGAATACGGTGCCTCCTCCCCTTCCAGTAACTGCTCCAGGGCTCCTTCGTGTTGAGCTCAGACTGGCTAGTGGGCAATGCGGGGCCAAAGGAGAAAAGGGAGTGCAAGGATGCAGTGACG CGGAGGTCTATAGTGACTACTACAGAGATGCAGACTACCCTGTGACCAAGGTGCTCCGGGAACCTGTGTATGTGGAAGTGCGGATTCTGGAGAGGACCGACCCACACCTTGTCCTGCTTCTGGAAGACTGCTGGGCAACCTCAACCTCTAGCCCCCTTAGCCTGCCCCAGTGGAGCCTCTTGATTGATGG gtgtcCCTACCATGATGACCGTCACCAGACAACCTTGGTTCCTGTGGATGGCTCTTCTGGACTTCCCTTCCCCACCCACTACAAGCGGTTCATTGTGCAGATGTTTACGTTTGTGGATCCTGCATCCTATGTTCCACTGAAGGAAATG GTCTACATCCACTGCAGTACCCAAGTTTGCTACCCTTCTGCTTCTGACCGCTGTGAACAGCGATGCAGTGGCAGAAGACAAA GTTTAATTTTCACCACCCCAGGGAGGTCGATTGTTCCTGTAGGGAAGCGGTCCATAGAGGAAAAGGCTGTGGTTACCAGTAAGGCAGTGATGGTTACCACTACAGAGCCCTCAGGCCAGAGGCTGCACAGTGAAG TGTCCCCGTCTCTTGGTTTTGGCCTCCTGGGAGTTGCTGCCTGTGTCATGCTGATCTCTACCCTGGCGCTGACCGTTGTGTGTACGAAGCGATCGCAGTTGGAACCAAAGGTGTAA
- the LOC133123671 gene encoding gamma-crystallin S-1-like has product MAKLRSVFQIVFYEDRNFQGRSYECSSDCGDLHSHFSRCNSIRVESGGWMVYERPSYMGYQYFLMKGEYPDYQRWMGFNDCVRSCRMIPQYQGSHKMRIYERMDFSGQMMEFSEDCPSLYDRFRYNDIHSCNVMDGYWLFFEHPNYRGRQYLLRPGEYRRFNDWGAVSSRIGSMRRIVH; this is encoded by the exons ATGGCAAAG CTCCGCTCCGTTTTTCAGATCGTGTTCTACGAGGACAGAAACTTCCAGGGCCGCTCGTACGAGTGCAGTAGCGACTGTGGCGACCTGCACTCCCACTTCAGCCGCTGCAACTCCATCCGCGTGGAGAGCGGCGGCTGGATGGTGTACGAGCGCCCCAGCTACATGGGCTACCAGTACTTCCTGATGAAGGGAGAGTACCCCGACTACCAGCGCTGGATGGGCTTCAACGACTGCGTCCGCTCCTGCCGCATGATCCCCCAG tACCAAGGCTCTCACAAGATGAGGATCTACGAGCGCATGGACTTCAGCGGCCAGATGATGGAGTTCTCGGAGGACTGCCCGTCCCTGTACGACCGCTTCCGGTACAACGACATCCACTCCTGCAACGTGATGGACGGCTACTGGCTGTTCTTCGAGCACCCCAACTACAGGGGGCGCCAGTACCTGCTGAGGCCGGGAGAGTACCGGAGGTTCAACGACTGGGGCGCCGTGAGCTCCAGGATCGGCTCCATGAGACGGATTGTACATTAA
- the LOC133124925 gene encoding gamma-crystallin M3-like isoform X1, which produces MTAENNPSKIIFYEDRNFQGRSYETSSDCSELNSYLNRCHSCRVESGCFMVYDRSNYMGNQYFLRRGEYSDYSRMGMSDCFRSCRMIPMYRGNYRMRIYERENFGGQMHECMDDCDSFMERYRMSDCQSCHVMDGHWLMYEQPHYRGRMMYMRPGEYRSFRDMGYSNMRWMSMRRIMDSCY; this is translated from the exons ATCATCTTCTACGAGGACAGGAACTTCCAGGGCCGGTCCTACGAGACCAGCAGCGACTGCTCTGAGCTCAACTCCTACCTGAACCGATGCCACTCGTGCAGGGTGGAGAGCGGCTGCTTCATGGTCTACGACCGCTCCAACTACATGGGCAACCAGTACTTCCTGAGGAGGGGAGAGTACTCTGACTACTCCCGTATGGGCATGAGCGACTGCTTCAGGTCCTGCCGTATGATCCCCATG TACAGAGGAAACTACAGGATGAGGATCTACGAGAGGGAGAACTTCGGTGGTCAGATGCACGAGTGTATGGATGACTGCGACTCCTTCATGGAGCGTTACCGCATGTCCGACTGCCAGTCCTGCCACGTGATGGACGGCCACTGGCTGATGTACGAGCAGCCCCACTACAGAGGCAGGATGATGTACATGAGGCCCGGGGAATACAGGAGCTTCAGAGATATGGGATACAGCAACATGAGATGGATGTCCATGAGGCGCATCATGGATTCATGTTATTAA
- the LOC133124993 gene encoding zona pellucida sperm-binding protein 4-like isoform X2, which translates to MACFGYRVQLGVWLCVLGFVLAQDQSKYFGSEGSDGAFDRCQVGDFARVPCGDPDISGAGCEALNCCFDQQCYYANEVTVHCLRDGQFKVVVSRAATFPMLDLGSVNLLEGQSDGYCGPVSASPAFAVFQFPVNACGTTVRVEGDYVVYDNRMSSTYEVGVGPLGSITRDSVYELDFQCRYFGSEVVSLVAEVNTVPPPLPVTAPGLLRVELRLASGQCGAKGEKGVQGCSDAEVYSDYYRDADYPVTKVLREPVYVEVRILERTDPHLVLLLEDCWATSTSSPLSLPQWSLLIDGCPYHDDRHQTTLVPVDGSSGLPFPTHYKRFIVQMFTFVDPASYVPLKEMVYIHCSTQVCYPSASDRCEQRCSGRRQRRSIVPVGKRSIEEKAVVTSKAVMVTTTEPSGQRLHSEVSPSLGFGLLGVAACVMLISTLALTVVCTKRSQLEPKV; encoded by the exons ATGGCATGTTTTGGGTATAGGGTACAGCTTGGAGTATGGCTATGTGTTTTGGGCTTTGTGTTGGCACAGGATCAAAGTAAATATTTTGGATCAGAAGGTTCTGATGGTGCTTTTGATAGATGCCAAGTCGGTGACTTTGCCAGAGTGCCATGTGGAGACCCTGATATTAGTGGTGCTGGCTGTGAAGCCCTCAACTGCTGCTTTGACCAACAGTGTTACTACGCAAATGAAG TTACTGTCCACTGTCTCCGGGATGGTCAGTTCAAGGTTGTGGTGTCCAGAGCTGCCACTTTTCCTATGCTTGACCTTGGTTCTGTCAACTTGCTGGAGGGTCAGAGTGATGGTTACTGTGGTCCTGTTAGTGCCTCCCCTGCTTTTGCAGTGTTCCAATTTCCAGTCAATGCCTGTGGAACCACAGTGAGG GTGGAAGGGGATTATGTGGTCTATGACAACAGGATGTCCTCCACATATGAAGTGGGGGTTGGTCCTTTAGGCTCCATCACGAGGGACAGTGTTTATGA ACTGGACTTCCAGTGCAGGTACTTTGGCAGTGAGGTGGTTAGCCTGGTGGCTGAGGTGAATACGGTGCCTCCTCCCCTTCCAGTAACTGCTCCAGGGCTCCTTCGTGTTGAGCTCAGACTGGCTAGTGGGCAATGCGGGGCCAAAGGAGAAAAGGGAGTGCAAGGATGCAGTGACG CGGAGGTCTATAGTGACTACTACAGAGATGCAGACTACCCTGTGACCAAGGTGCTCCGGGAACCTGTGTATGTGGAAGTGCGGATTCTGGAGAGGACCGACCCACACCTTGTCCTGCTTCTGGAAGACTGCTGGGCAACCTCAACCTCTAGCCCCCTTAGCCTGCCCCAGTGGAGCCTCTTGATTGATGG gtgtcCCTACCATGATGACCGTCACCAGACAACCTTGGTTCCTGTGGATGGCTCTTCTGGACTTCCCTTCCCCACCCACTACAAGCGGTTCATTGTGCAGATGTTTACGTTTGTGGATCCTGCATCCTATGTTCCACTGAAGGAAATG GTCTACATCCACTGCAGTACCCAAGTTTGCTACCCTTCTGCTTCTGACCGCTGTGAACAGCGATGCAGTGGCAGAAGACAAA GGAGGTCGATTGTTCCTGTAGGGAAGCGGTCCATAGAGGAAAAGGCTGTGGTTACCAGTAAGGCAGTGATGGTTACCACTACAGAGCCCTCAGGCCAGAGGCTGCACAGTGAAG TGTCCCCGTCTCTTGGTTTTGGCCTCCTGGGAGTTGCTGCCTGTGTCATGCTGATCTCTACCCTGGCGCTGACCGTTGTGTGTACGAAGCGATCGCAGTTGGAACCAAAGGTGTAA
- the LOC133124925 gene encoding gamma-crystallin M3-like isoform X3 produces the protein MQKIIFYEDRNFQGRSYETSSDCSELNSYLNRCHSCRVESGCFMVYDRSNYMGNQYFLRRGEYSDYSRMGMSDCFRSCRMIPMYRGNYRMRIYERENFGGQMHECMDDCDSFMERYRMSDCQSCHVMDGHWLMYEQPHYRGRMMYMRPGEYRSFRDMGYSNMRWMSMRRIMDSCY, from the exons ATCATCTTCTACGAGGACAGGAACTTCCAGGGCCGGTCCTACGAGACCAGCAGCGACTGCTCTGAGCTCAACTCCTACCTGAACCGATGCCACTCGTGCAGGGTGGAGAGCGGCTGCTTCATGGTCTACGACCGCTCCAACTACATGGGCAACCAGTACTTCCTGAGGAGGGGAGAGTACTCTGACTACTCCCGTATGGGCATGAGCGACTGCTTCAGGTCCTGCCGTATGATCCCCATG TACAGAGGAAACTACAGGATGAGGATCTACGAGAGGGAGAACTTCGGTGGTCAGATGCACGAGTGTATGGATGACTGCGACTCCTTCATGGAGCGTTACCGCATGTCCGACTGCCAGTCCTGCCACGTGATGGACGGCCACTGGCTGATGTACGAGCAGCCCCACTACAGAGGCAGGATGATGTACATGAGGCCCGGGGAATACAGGAGCTTCAGAGATATGGGATACAGCAACATGAGATGGATGTCCATGAGGCGCATCATGGATTCATGTTATTAA
- the LOC133124997 gene encoding gamma-crystallin M2-like, with amino-acid sequence MTMGKIIFYEDRNFGGRHYECSSDCADFSSYFSRCNSIRVESGCFMIYERANYMGHQYFMSRGEYPDYQRWMGMSDSIRSCRMIPMYRGNYRMRLYERSDLGGRMMELMDDCPNMMDRFHMSDFHSCNVMDGHWLMYDQANYRGRHFYLRPGEYRRYSDWGGMSPRIGSLRRITDFN; translated from the exons ATGACGATGGGAAAG ATCATCTTCTACGAGGACAGGAACTTCGGCGGTCGGCACTACGAGTGCAGCAGCGACTGTGCCGACTTCAGCTCCTACTTCAGCCGCTGCAACTCCATCCGCGTGGAGAGTGGCTGCTTCATGATCTACGAGCGCGCCAACTACATGGGCCACCAGTACTTCATGAGCCGCGGGGAGTACCCCGACTACCAGCGCTGGATGGGCATGAGCGACAGCATCCGCTCCTGCCGCATGATCCCCATG TACCGCGGGAACTACCGCATGCGTCTGTACGAGCGCTCGGACCTGGGCGGCCGGATGATGGAGCTGATGGACGACTGCCCCAACATGATGGACCGCTTCCACATGTCCGACTTCCACTCCTGCAACGTGATGGACGGCCACTGGCTGATGTACGACCAGGCCAACTACAGGGGGCGCCACTTCTACCTGCGGCCGGGGGAGTACCGGCGCTACAGCGACTGGGGCGGCATGAGCCCGCGCATCGGCTCCCTGCGACGCATCACCGACTTCAACTGA
- the LOC133124925 gene encoding gamma-crystallin M3-like isoform X2, producing the protein MTMGRIIFYEDRNFQGRSYETSSDCSELNSYLNRCHSCRVESGCFMVYDRSNYMGNQYFLRRGEYSDYSRMGMSDCFRSCRMIPMYRGNYRMRIYERENFGGQMHECMDDCDSFMERYRMSDCQSCHVMDGHWLMYEQPHYRGRMMYMRPGEYRSFRDMGYSNMRWMSMRRIMDSCY; encoded by the exons ATCATCTTCTACGAGGACAGGAACTTCCAGGGCCGGTCCTACGAGACCAGCAGCGACTGCTCTGAGCTCAACTCCTACCTGAACCGATGCCACTCGTGCAGGGTGGAGAGCGGCTGCTTCATGGTCTACGACCGCTCCAACTACATGGGCAACCAGTACTTCCTGAGGAGGGGAGAGTACTCTGACTACTCCCGTATGGGCATGAGCGACTGCTTCAGGTCCTGCCGTATGATCCCCATG TACAGAGGAAACTACAGGATGAGGATCTACGAGAGGGAGAACTTCGGTGGTCAGATGCACGAGTGTATGGATGACTGCGACTCCTTCATGGAGCGTTACCGCATGTCCGACTGCCAGTCCTGCCACGTGATGGACGGCCACTGGCTGATGTACGAGCAGCCCCACTACAGAGGCAGGATGATGTACATGAGGCCCGGGGAATACAGGAGCTTCAGAGATATGGGATACAGCAACATGAGATGGATGTCCATGAGGCGCATCATGGATTCATGTTATTAA